From the Pseudodesulfovibrio indicus genome, the window CTTCTCGGCCAGCTTGCGCACCTCGTCGGCGACCACGGCGAAACCGCGCCCGGCCTCGCCCGCGCGGGCCGCCTCGATGGCCGCGTTCAGGGCCAGGAGGTTGGTCTGATCGGCAATGTCCGAGATGACGCCCATGATGGCGCCCACGCCCTGGGCCTGGGCCCCCAGACCGGCCACGGACTCCACCAGGGACTGCGAGTTGCGGGACACCGCACTGATGGACTCCTGGGTCCGGGTGACCACGGCCGAACCGGATTCGGCCAGGGACATGACCTGTTCGGCGTCCTCGGCGGCGGCGCTGGCGCTGGCGGCGGTCTCGCTGACCGCGGCGTTCATCTCCTCCATGGCCGAGGCGGCCTCGGAGATGAACCGCTGCTGCTCGGCGGCTCCGTCGCGCGCCTTGGCCGAGGCCGCGTCCAGAACGGACGAATGGCTGCGGATGGACTGCACCGAGTGCTCCAGGGTCCCGGCGGCGGAGAGCAGCCCCTCGCAACGGGCGGCCTCGCCCTGCCTGCGCGCCTGCTCCGCCTGCTTGCGGGCCTCGGCGCTCTGGGCCTTGGCCTCGGCGGCTACACTTTCGGCCTTTTCGGCTCGATTTTCTAACTCGCCAATGTAATTGACAATCAGGTTCAGACTTTCAGAAAGCTTGCCATAATTGTCACTTCCCGCCATGGGGAATTCCAAATCCCTCCTGCCCGATGCGGCCAGCCTGCAGAGATTCGTCAACGTGCTATATTTGTTATGGATAGTGCGGGCGGTCAGAAACCAGCAGCCCCAGCACGCCCCTGCCAGAACCAGGGCCAGCAACCCCAGACCCAACGGTCCGACGTCACCAAGGGCTGACAGAATTGTCACCTCACCCGCCGCCGCCACGGACGGCGTCAAGGCCACAAACGCGCCCAAGACCATTGGGACGCTAAAAATCACCGCCAGATAGTTGAACTTTTCCTTCATGGTTTCACTTGTTCCCCATATTTACTTGAAAACCGGAGCTGTGAATTTAGCAAAAGCCGGGCCACCATTGACGGGCGAACCGATTTCCGCACGTCCCTGGACCGGATGCCGGGGTGCGAACAAGAAAAAGGCCGGTCGCGAGGGGCGATCCCACCGCAACCGACCTTCGCAGTCAATTATGTATCCGGTCTACAGAAAGTCGGGATCGATGCCTGCCTTGCCCCCGGCCAGGATGAGCTTGAGATAGCGGATGGTCCGGTCGTCCACCGGGACGATGGGGAAGTTCTCGCGGCAGGCGTCGCATTGGGCCATGGCGGGCCGGGAGGGCGCGATGAGCGGCACCTCGCGGCTGCAATGCGGGCAGGGGTAGAGGAAGATCATCTCCATGGCCGCAGGCTTGACCGGAGTCAGGGGTTTTTTGCTTTCCGCCATCATTTTCCCTTTGTTATCAGATTCTTGCCGGTCATCTCCGCAGGCGGCTCAAGCCCCCACAGGGAGATGACGGTCGGGGCGATGTCGCCGAGGATGCCCTCTTCGAGGACCGCACCTTCGCACCCTTTCTCGATATACACAAGGGGCACCGGATTGGTGGAGTGGGCCGTGTGCGGGGTGCCGTCGGCGGCGAGCATCTGCTCCGCGTTGCCGTGATCGGCGGTCAGCAGCACGCGCCCGCCGTCGGCCAGGACCTTGTCCACGATGCGGCCCACGCAGCCGTCCACGGTCACGCACGCCTGTTCGGCCGCGCCCATGATCCCGGTGTGGCCGACCATGTCGAGATTGGCCAGGTTGCAGACGCAGAGGTCGTATTCGCCCCACTTGGCGATCAGGGTGTCGGCCACCTCGTCGGCGGACATCTGCGGCTTGAGGTCGTAGGTGGCCACCTCGCGCGGGGACGGGATCATCACCCGGTCCTCGCCGGGGAACGGCTCCTCGCGCCCGCAGTTGAGAAAGTAGGTCACATGGGCGTATTTCTCGGTCTCGGCGATGCGCAGCTGGTTCATGCCCCTTGCGGAGACGAATTCGCCCAGGGTGTTGTCGTAGCTCTCGGACGGAAAGGCGGTTTCCATGGGGAAGGAGGACTCGTACCGGGTCATGGTCGCAAATCCGGCCAGGTCCGGCACGCGGCTGCGCGAAAACTCTTTAAAATTCTTATCGAAGACGGCCCGGCTGATCTCCCGGGCGCGGTCCGCCCGGAAATTGAAGAAGAACAGGCCGTCGCCGTCCTTGAGCCGCCCGTCCACGCCGCTGACCACGGAGGGCTTGACGAACTCGTCGTTCTCACCCGCGTCGTAGGACGCCCGGATGGCGGCCAGAGGATCGTCGATGACCACGCCGTCGCCGTCCACCAGCGCCCGGTAGGCCACTTCCACGCGCTCGAAACGCTTGTCCCGGTCCATGGCCCAGAACCGGCCGCTGACCGTGGCGATGCGCCCCACGCCCAGTTCGGCCAGCTTGTCGGCCAGCTGCCCGACGTAGCCCAGTCCGCTGGTGGGGCCGGTGTCGCGCCCGTCCAGGAAGACGTGCACGAAGACCTCGGGGATGTTCCGGGCCTTGGCCATTTCGAGCAGCGCGAAGAGATGGTTGAGATGGCTGTGCACCCCGCCGTCCGAGATCAACCCCATGAAATGCAGCCGTCCCGAACCGGCCACGGTCCGGTCCATGAGCTTCACCAGGGCGGGATTCTCCTTGAGGGAGCCGTCCTCGATGGCCATGTCGATGCGGGTCATGTCCTGGTAGATGATCCGCCCGCCGCCGATGTTCATGTGGCCCACCTCGGAGTTGCCCATGAATCCGTCGGGCAGCCCCACGGCGCGGCCCGAACAGGTCAGCCGGGTGGAGGGA encodes:
- the gpmI gene encoding 2,3-bisphosphoglycerate-independent phosphoglycerate mutase → MAEPKKTLLLILDGWGIAPDGAGNCVRNAATPHLDRFLADYPSTRLTCSGRAVGLPDGFMGNSEVGHMNIGGGRIIYQDMTRIDMAIEDGSLKENPALVKLMDRTVAGSGRLHFMGLISDGGVHSHLNHLFALLEMAKARNIPEVFVHVFLDGRDTGPTSGLGYVGQLADKLAELGVGRIATVSGRFWAMDRDKRFERVEVAYRALVDGDGVVIDDPLAAIRASYDAGENDEFVKPSVVSGVDGRLKDGDGLFFFNFRADRAREISRAVFDKNFKEFSRSRVPDLAGFATMTRYESSFPMETAFPSESYDNTLGEFVSARGMNQLRIAETEKYAHVTYFLNCGREEPFPGEDRVMIPSPREVATYDLKPQMSADEVADTLIAKWGEYDLCVCNLANLDMVGHTGIMGAAEQACVTVDGCVGRIVDKVLADGGRVLLTADHGNAEQMLAADGTPHTAHSTNPVPLVYIEKGCEGAVLEEGILGDIAPTVISLWGLEPPAEMTGKNLITKGK